The DNA region CACACATCACCTCTGTTACCATTCATAAAGACACTATGTTTGCCTCCATGTTGTCAAACCGCTTATCCTAGATAGATACTACTTAGATTATATCTTttaaaagtccattctcagttaTTTAGTCATCATTGTCTCACtttagaaaatgtgatttaaacagcAGCATGGTTTTTACTAAAGTGGGACAATCACATACCTTGacacctatttttttttctgtcgaAGAGGCAGAGCTACTTAAAGCAGGTCAGAAATGTGTTCATATGTTCCTACTCACTTTAATTTATCATCCACCCTGCAGTTctctgattttatttgtttttattgcacttacatgtgtccctttttgctcttttaactttaattgtttttatgtgtattgtaAGGCGACtttgagtgccctgaaaggcgccttaaaaaaaaaaaaaaaaagtattattatttcagCACATTATATGTGCAATACCAACACTTAATCAGTGGGCTTAGTCTTGCAATAGGCCTACTtgatttttagttattttaatcCATTTGCATTAACTGTACTAATATGAATACAACACTATACTATTTGAGACAGCAAAAACTTAGGGTTAGCTAAAAACCCTAATTACTGAAATGACTAAAGAAAGGCATGCACTATGGTGTTAGGTATCATTGACTAGAGAAGTTTTTATCGTATGAATTAAGGTGATTTAGACCTTTCAGCGCTGGCTTTCATCCTCCCAGTGAGACTCCCAGGTTTTAGTGTGAACTGTCCCACATTAGGAAAGGCACATAATCTGGGACTATAAAATAGGTGCTGGCTTACTGAATACCAAACTTGAGACCTATTaataacagatgaataaatCAGAAGGCACTGATTTCAAGAATGTATCTGCAATCTCCACAGATTGTCCGGTAAGAACAGGAATGATGTTGAAGGGTTAATGAATCCAGTCAACACACTCTCATTGAGATGCCCCTCATTTATTGATGAATAAACTCTTCTTggtattgtctgtgtgtggttaACTCTCATGGACGCACAAGACGGAGCAAATCAACAAAAAGGACAagcaaaagtgcagaaaaacacagctgcaggttATATAGAGTTCAAGCTGCTGGGATGAACAAATCCAATCCAAAACTCCCTCTTCATCGGCTCACGCGAGATACTTCTTCCAGTGCTACGTAGAGGTCTCTGATTAGTCCAGTGCATCCTGCCATTAACTGTTCACGTGCGCTCCATGCACGATCACGTGAACACTATGCAAGAAATTGGCGATGAAGTGTTAAACTTCCGAACAGGGACAGTTTGGCACAAAGaacacttttatatttattaataatgaataataatagcacatttaatttgtaccacACGTTTCATTACTAGTGAAAATCAACAGTATTACTAACATAGAACACAACACTTGAAAAAAATAGTGATAACAGTTAACAAGAAAAAGCCTTACTGAATAGTAAGGTGTTTAGGCCTGTTTTAAAAGAGAATAGGGTCTGTGCTGCCTTCAGATGGTTAGCAGGGCTGTTCTACACATGTCAGGAGGTGCAAGCTGCTGGCAGGTCTGAGGGTGCGGTAAGATCACTTCCTGTACTGTAGGAAGGGAGTTGCATGTCTGTGTGATAGATTTGCATATGAGTAGCAGTTTGCATATTGGTAAAAGTCATTTATTCAAAACtatacttaagtaaatgtagaAAGGCATTACAGGGTACATTGTTTTAAGTATGCAAAAGTAAGAATACATATGCAAAATGCTCCCTTTCAAAGCGATGTATGAAatattattgatgcattaacatGTAAGCTACCCTTTAATGTTGCAGTTGGTTGAGGTTAAgctaattcatatttttaaaactgatgttactgtactgtatgtttgtatgtaaaatTTGGCAATTCATTTTACAGGTCTGTaacttaataatataataataataataatagtaatatataataataattctctGATGTTGTTTCTTTTCGATCTAACTTCCAATTCATTCAATCCCTCTAAATGTTAAGCTACTGTAACTTTAAGAGTCTTTTTAGCAACAGGTTGTATCTTCTTTACTGAAGGAGAGGATATGAATATTTCTTCCACCATTGCTAATAAGTCTTACACAACAACAAGTCATATATAAGGATAAGGAAAGAGAATATTTACTTAAATCAAACAGACTTGTTGGTTATTGACTGTGTTATGATTCTTTggctgaaaataataataataataattatttactCAGCAATTCTCTGTCAAAACATATTACACAATATTCTCATCATTTGATTTTTAGGGAACTTAAAATTCACACTGTCATCAACATTGTCAGTGGAATTATGAATATGAGTGAAATAAGACTGTTTTGGTGTGTATTTTATATGTCACCAGCATAAGTAGAAATTCTGCAttggagttttttttactgttaaccGTATACACAAAAATTATAATTACTTTTACATATTCCTTCATGTGGATGACAGGAAGTCTTGCCATACTGGTTCTCAGAAAAATGACACTAACAGTTAtcttttcacagttttaacaGTTACTACTGCAAGTAattcagatagatagatagatagatagatagatagatagatagatagatagatagatagatagatagatagatagatagatagatagatagatagatagatagatagatagatagatagatagatagatagatagatagatagatagatagatagatagatgtaaacgttattgatccccttggggaaatttagggtccagcagcttaatacacaaagacatcaaagaacaatatactaaaacattaaatactaaatagaaaatactaaatactaaatactaaataagaagaaaaactaaatactaaatactaaaaactaaactactaaaataagaacaacaaggtctgaggatgaggctgtgtgataaagtgcagaaataaaataaaatagatatcCAAAACTTAGATTTAATCTTCtatacatttcagtgtttctctgtattCAGATGTGAATGATAAACAATGTACTTCCATAGCATGCATCCAGGTTAATGGTATcaacatattaacacatttctGACCTGCTTTAAGTAGCTCTGCCTCTTCGACAGAATTTGTCTTGTGGTTTACTTTGGCTCACCTAAAAAATAGGTGTCATttccctgcaagtgtgtgtgcacagcataGGAAATACATGttctaaaattaaaataaacctaaaaatatagtgcaatatacaatttaaagtgaatttagtccaggctgtggctgtgaggGTCCTTTTATTGCCAGATTGTACAGTTGTACGGCCCTGGGGacaaattatgtttgtttttgagattttatatttttactacAGAAATGGTCTGAAGAAAACtactgaatgaacaaacactgacttcTTGGTAAAATGGTCTTAAACCACAAATGTGACCTGGTGGTTTTTCCACTTTGTGTCAAGGGGATATCCGACGTGAGATTGCAACACACAGTTTATAGGCTGGTATAAGACTATCCATATAAAGTATattcaaaactgtattttatctGTTATTTTAACTTCTTTGACCACGTGAGATCTCATAAACTACTGAAAACCTCGCcccaaaaacacagaatttCGTCAATTtgttccattacaaaaaaaaaattcatatgGATTTCGTCACTTGTGTCAGTGACCCTGCCCAGGAAACAGAAGTGAGAACTTGCATTTAGTAGCAAGTGACTAGGTCATATGGCACTTTTTTGTGATTCCTGCTTAACGCATTGAGACATAAGGTGAGTACTTAAGTAAATTTGCTTTATATACTAAAACTCAAATTTTCAAACTGGTATAATCATCTATGAATGTATATGTTTATTAGCCTAAAACATGAATTGTGTCTCATATTTTTAGGAAAAGTATCCAGAATGAGTGTGGATTATGTTGAATATGAGGATTACACCCCCGACAatgaaactgagaaaaacatcACCAGAGCTGGAGTACATTCCAGCAGTTCTCAGACTCCTTTGACCGTCTTTCTGGTGACAGTCAATATCATTATATGTGTTATTGGCCTTGGAGGAAATGCATTAGTGATCTGGATCTGCGgatggaaaatgaaaagaacGGTCGTCAACACCTGGTACATCAGTCTGGCCATTTCGGACCTGATGTTCTGTGCCATTCTGCCCCTGGAAATATACTACATGATTACCTCACATTGGCCTTTCGGACTGGTGTTTTGCAAGCTTACGTCCTCTGCCCTGTCTCTGAACATGTacagcagtgtgtttttattggtcTTAATCAGCACTGACCGCTGTATAAtggtttcatttcctgtttggtCACATAACCACCGAACAGTGAGGAAAGCATTCGGATTTGTCATCCTCATGTGGGTCCTTTCTGGCCTCCTGACATTGCCCTCACTCATCGTCAGACAAACCAAAGTCCACGGCTCCGTCACTCTGTGCTACACGGATTACATGAGCCCTTCGAGACACAGGGAAGTTGCGCTGAGTCGATTTATCTGTGGGTTCCTGTTTCCCATCCTGATGATTGTATTCTGCAGCTTGGTGCTTTGTATGAAGTTGAAAAGTTTAACCATGAAATCAACAAAGCCGTACAAAGTCATGGCGGCGCTCATCGTGTCGTTTTTCTGCTGCTGGGTCCCCTACCACACCTTTATTCTGTCTGAGTTAGATTTGGAGAACATCACAGTGGAAGCAGTTCACACTGGGCTGAAAGTGGGGGCAACTCTGGCCGCAGCAAACAGTTTCATGTCCCCACTTCTGTACGTGTTCATTGGTAATGACTTTAAGCACACTCTAAAGCGGTCTTTCTCATCAAGGATAGAGGAGGCAATGGCAGAAGATCTTCGTACAGTTGGTTTCAATCACTCACGGTCAAAGACGATGGAAATTGcctaattaaagttaaaaaatgtttttataaatgacAGGGAGAACTTCACTGTACAAAAAATGATTATAGAGTTAAATGATTTTGACAAAATCGTATGTTAATGCAAGTTTGACCTTTGATATGTATGGTAGGATGTTTATGGATGTGTTTAATCTTCTTCAGAAGAAAAATTATACatacatgttgtatttttagattgtttttatatgtatgaattcgttgtttgtgt from Scomber scombrus chromosome 15, fScoSco1.1, whole genome shotgun sequence includes:
- the LOC133995489 gene encoding chemerin-like receptor 1 encodes the protein MSVDYVEYEDYTPDNETEKNITRAGVHSSSSQTPLTVFLVTVNIIICVIGLGGNALVIWICGWKMKRTVVNTWYISLAISDLMFCAILPLEIYYMITSHWPFGLVFCKLTSSALSLNMYSSVFLLVLISTDRCIMVSFPVWSHNHRTVRKAFGFVILMWVLSGLLTLPSLIVRQTKVHGSVTLCYTDYMSPSRHREVALSRFICGFLFPILMIVFCSLVLCMKLKSLTMKSTKPYKVMAALIVSFFCCWVPYHTFILSELDLENITVEAVHTGLKVGATLAAANSFMSPLLYVFIGNDFKHTLKRSFSSRIEEAMAEDLRTVGFNHSRSKTMEIA